The following proteins come from a genomic window of Elusimicrobiota bacterium:
- a CDS encoding YifB family Mg chelatase-like AAA ATPase produces MLARVQSAAVAGIDGFLVQVEVDLSPGLPVFSTVGLPDAAVRESKDRVVAAVRNSGFDFPVRRVTVNLSPADVKKEGTAFDLPIALGVLAAEERLPGAALSAVVAVGELALDGRLRPVRGVLPIALAAKKAGAGALLLPAGNAAEAALVVGLTVVPVTSLEDAVAHLRGERAPTAVVPAVSAPASTGGGDFADVRGQMFAKRALEVAAAGGHNVLLMGPPGAGKTMLARRFADLLPPLSFEEALESRKIHSVAGLGTPPALGQRPFRSPHHTISNIALIGGGSTPRPGEVSLAHNGVLFLDEFPEFDRQVLEVLRQPLEEGFVTVSRAAGSVTFPARFVLVAAMNPCPCGYAGHPDRECVCTPFAVQKYRAKISGPLLDRIDLHVEVPALRVAELTEEAPAAEPSAAVGARVAAARARQAERFGPEGPRTNAVMGPKEIKTHIRPSEGARTLLKAAVSRLGLSARSYDRVLKVARTIADLAGAADVGEDHVAEAVGYRTLDRPPVNDRSISI; encoded by the coding sequence ATGCTGGCCCGGGTCCAAAGCGCCGCCGTCGCCGGGATCGACGGTTTTCTTGTGCAGGTCGAGGTGGATTTGTCCCCCGGCCTGCCGGTTTTTTCCACGGTGGGCCTGCCCGACGCGGCGGTGCGGGAATCCAAGGACCGCGTGGTGGCGGCGGTGCGGAATTCGGGTTTCGATTTTCCGGTTCGGCGGGTCACGGTCAATTTGTCGCCCGCCGATGTTAAAAAAGAAGGCACGGCTTTTGATCTGCCCATCGCCCTCGGGGTCTTGGCCGCGGAGGAGAGACTGCCCGGGGCCGCGCTGTCCGCCGTGGTGGCCGTGGGGGAACTGGCCCTGGACGGCCGTCTGCGCCCGGTGCGGGGGGTGTTGCCCATCGCGCTCGCGGCGAAAAAGGCGGGGGCGGGGGCGCTCCTGTTGCCCGCGGGCAACGCCGCCGAAGCGGCCCTGGTGGTGGGGTTGACGGTGGTGCCCGTCACGAGTCTGGAGGACGCCGTGGCCCATTTGCGCGGGGAGCGCGCGCCGACGGCGGTGGTTCCTGCGGTGTCCGCGCCCGCATCCACCGGGGGCGGTGATTTCGCCGACGTGCGCGGCCAAATGTTCGCCAAACGCGCCTTGGAAGTCGCGGCGGCGGGCGGCCACAACGTTCTCTTGATGGGCCCGCCCGGCGCCGGGAAAACCATGCTCGCCCGGCGGTTCGCGGACCTGCTCCCGCCTCTGTCTTTCGAGGAGGCCCTGGAGTCCCGCAAAATCCACTCGGTGGCGGGCCTTGGGACGCCCCCGGCCCTGGGGCAGCGGCCGTTCCGCTCCCCCCACCACACCATTTCCAACATCGCGCTCATCGGCGGGGGCAGCACCCCGCGCCCCGGCGAGGTGTCCCTGGCGCACAACGGGGTTCTGTTTTTGGATGAGTTCCCGGAGTTTGATCGACAGGTTTTGGAAGTGTTGCGCCAGCCGTTGGAGGAGGGGTTTGTGACGGTGTCGCGGGCGGCGGGGTCGGTGACATTTCCGGCGCGGTTCGTGCTGGTGGCCGCCATGAACCCTTGTCCCTGCGGGTACGCCGGCCACCCCGACCGCGAATGCGTTTGCACGCCCTTCGCCGTGCAGAAATACCGGGCCAAGATATCGGGGCCGCTTTTGGACCGCATTGATTTGCACGTGGAGGTCCCGGCCCTGCGGGTGGCGGAATTGACCGAAGAGGCGCCCGCGGCGGAGCCCTCGGCCGCGGTGGGCGCGCGGGTGGCCGCGGCGCGCGCTCGGCAAGCCGAAAGGTTTGGGCCGGAGGGACCGCGCACCAACGCGGTCATGGGGCCGAAGGAGATAAAAACCCACATCCGTCCATCGGAGGGGGCCCGGACCCTTTTGAAGGCGGCCGTCTCCCGCTTGGGCTTGTCGGCCCGGTCCTACGATCGCGTCTTAAAGGTCGCGCGCACGATCGCCGACTTGGCGGGGGCGGCCGATGTCGGCGAGGACCACGTCGCCGAAGCCGTGGGCTACCGGACCCTCGACCGTCCGCCCGTCAACGACCGCTCGATTTCCATTTGA
- the sugE gene encoding quaternary ammonium compound efflux SMR transporter SugE, translated as MAWVFLFIAGLFEVQWAVCLKFAQGFTRPWPSVFSVVGMVFSVVFLARALKSIPLGTGYAVWTGIGALGTAIAGMLLFHEPRAVARLVSMGLIVAGIVGLKLVTK; from the coding sequence ATGGCCTGGGTTTTTCTTTTCATCGCGGGTTTGTTCGAGGTCCAATGGGCGGTCTGCCTCAAATTCGCCCAGGGGTTCACACGGCCGTGGCCGTCGGTCTTCAGCGTGGTCGGCATGGTGTTCAGCGTGGTGTTCCTCGCGCGCGCGCTCAAATCAATTCCCCTGGGCACGGGCTACGCGGTCTGGACGGGCATCGGCGCCCTGGGCACGGCGATCGCCGGCATGCTCCTCTTTCACGAACCGCGCGCGGTCGCCCGCCTCGTGTCCATGGGATTGATCGTGGCGGGCATCGTGGGGCTTAAGCTGGTGACGAAATAA
- a CDS encoding thermonuclease family protein, with amino-acid sequence MPLTRPWRRVGAALFWMSLGAAVALNGRALFRGDRAPGPAVRDVATTGDGPWSVVDADRLASVAVTGVVDGDTLEILWEGRPTFLRYYGVNTPERDRPCYEEARERNRALTIDGVRLAFDERRQDKHGRLLAYVFTPDGRSVDAALVHEGLGKAWRRDGAWRDRLAALEDRARLERRGCLWVGGR; translated from the coding sequence ATGCCCCTGACCCGCCCCTGGAGGCGCGTCGGGGCGGCGCTCTTTTGGATGTCCCTCGGCGCGGCCGTGGCGTTGAACGGCCGCGCGCTGTTTCGCGGGGACCGGGCTCCCGGACCCGCCGTCAGGGATGTCGCGACGACCGGCGACGGCCCCTGGTCCGTGGTCGACGCGGACCGGCTGGCTTCCGTCGCTGTCACGGGCGTCGTGGACGGGGACACGTTGGAAATTCTTTGGGAGGGGCGACCCACCTTTCTTCGGTATTACGGCGTCAACACCCCGGAACGCGACCGTCCCTGTTATGAGGAAGCGCGGGAACGCAACCGGGCTTTGACGATCGACGGTGTGCGTCTGGCTTTCGACGAACGGCGGCAAGACAAACACGGCCGGTTGTTGGCCTATGTGTTCACGCCCGACGGACGCAGCGTCGACGCGGCCCTGGTCCACGAGGGGTTGGGGAAAGCCTGGCGCCGGGACGGCGCCTGGCGGGACCGGTTGGCCGCCCTCGAGGACCGCGCCCGTCTGGAGCGCCGCGGCTGTTTGTGGGTGGGGGGCCGGTGA